One region of Miscanthus floridulus cultivar M001 chromosome 19, ASM1932011v1, whole genome shotgun sequence genomic DNA includes:
- the LOC136529445 gene encoding exocyst complex component EXO70A3-like, giving the protein MAAVRRRAWSGGYRQWVSGNTGAPSGTTISSTTDTPSSYSVGERPLAVEEESAEGLDQERAMELPQELAETLRLHIRGLVEEFSACADGNFSAPDRWLSELQVAWLFRLADLDASGRRIFISRQLQHLVQSWNSALRAITTSIVRACFSGFSSQDQEEATVAPPEAPEFVRFVETTLLKMLTFVDAIAAPLNVDDPSCQQHTVSTNKEGAAEKLRTLLDVHDALSRASTQIVMSFSSSPYVGSTRITDDMEGLLSAELGKLDEAVSDTVDHIRTAVMSSLGDDSSWGTAHTLLPSPNIHKVTRSVVNYVKALHPANYAHHHREGDMIFLTSLIMEMVASLEQKLTKVSQTFSDQSIRFLFLINNTNFIGQQLHQDPTHKIDNYIESYLQVSWAPVLKCLNNPTFHCGFTRSSPIPKFQSKFQTIYTAQKLWKVPDPELRKRLREAIIGIVVSGFMEYLEDNNRITPGVPPQELQELLEELFEG; this is encoded by the coding sequence ATGGCGGCGGTTCGACGGAGAGCATGGAGCGGCGGCTATCGGCAGTGGGTTTCTGGCAACACCGGCGCCCCTTCAGGTACCACCATCTCGAGCACCACCGACACCCCCTCATCCTATTCAGTAGGGGAACGACCTCTGGCAGTCGAGGAAGAAAGCGCCGAGGGGCTCGACCAAGAACGAGCCATGGAGCTCCCGCAAGAGTTGGCGGAGACTTTGCGCCTGCACATCAGGGGCCTGGTGGAGGAATTCAGTGCTTGTGCCGATGGTAACTTCAGTGCCCCGGACAGGTGGCTCTCAGAGCTGCAGGTCGCCTGGCTTTTCCGTCTTGCTGACCTCGATGCATCCGGGCGGAGGATCTTCATCTCGCGGCAGCTACAGCATCTTGTACAGAGTTGGAACTCGGCTCTCCGGGCGATCACCACATCCATCGTCCGGGCATGCTTCAGTGGATTTTCTAGCCAGGACCAGGAGGAAGCTACTGTTGCCCCCCCTGAAGCTCCTGAATTTGTACGATTTGTCGAAACGACGTTGTTGAAGATGCTCACCTTCGTTGACGCCATTGCTGCTCCTCTGAATGTCGATGATCCTAGCTGCCAACAACATACTGTTTCTACCAACAAAGAGGGGGCAGCTGAGAAGCTCCGGACACTGCTAGACGTGCATGATGCTCTCTCCAGAGCCTCAACACAGATCGTGATGTCTTTCAGTTCATCACCCTATGTAGGATCCACAAGGATAACCGACGATATGGAAGGCCTCTTGTCAGCAGAACTCGGCAAGCTGGATGAGGCCGTATCTGACACAGTGGATCACATCAGGACTGCTGTCATGTCATCCTTGGGGGATGACTCATCATGGGGTACTGCTCACACTCTGCTGCCATCACCCAATATCCACAAGGTCACTCGGTCCGTCGTAAACTACGTTAAGGCATTGCACCCTGCAAATTATGCACATCATCATCGAGAGGGAGATATGATTTTTCTTACTAGCCTCATCATGGAGATGGTCGCTTCTCTAGAACAGAAGCTTACCAAAGTATCACAGACATTCTCAGACCAGAGCATCAGGTTTCTATTCTTGATCAACAACACCAACTTTATAGGGCAGCAGCTCCACCAGGACCCCACTCACAAAATCGACAATTACATAGAGAGTTATCTCCAAGTGTCGTGGGCACCAGTGTTGAAGTGTCTGAATAATCCCACATTTCATTGTGGCTTCACCAGAAGCTCACCAATACCGAAGTTTCAGTCCAAGTTTCAGACGATCTATACTGCCCAAAAGCTCTGGAAAGTCCCGGACCCTGAGCTGAGGAAAAGGCTGCGTGAAGCTATCATTGGGATAGTCGTTTCAGGCTTTATGGAATACTTGGAGGACAACAATAGGATCACCCCAGGAGTCCCTCCTCAGGAGCTGCAGGAGCTGCTGGAGGAGCTATTCGAAGGATGA
- the LOC136529444 gene encoding ATP-dependent zinc metalloprotease FTSH 1, chloroplastic-like: MAPPSVSASHLLITASLPKPKPSSLRPPRLPLAKPVPAAAALLALVASPALAADAPAPAPAPVPAPAPAPELQAEAPTPTANPFSSSLLTAPKPSAASDLPEGAQWRYSEFLSAVKRGKVERVRFTKDGGLLQLTAVDGRRATVVVPNDPDLIDILATNGVDISVSEGESAGPGGFVAFVGNLLFPFLAFAGLFFLFRRAQGGPGAGPGGLGGPMDFGRSKSKFQEVPETGVTFLDVAGADQAKLELQEVVDFLKNPDKYTALGAKIPKGCLLVGPPGTGKTLLARAVAGEAGVPFFSCAASEFVELFVGVGASRVRDLFEKAKAKAPCIVFIDEIDAVGRQRGAGLGGGNDEREQTINQLLTEMDGFSGNSGVIVLAATNRPDVLDSALLRPGRFDRQVTVDRPDVAGRVRILEVHSRGKALAKDVDFEKIARRTPGFTGADLQNLMNEAAILAARRDLKEISKDEISDALERIIAGPEKKNAVVSEGKRRLVAYHEAGHALVGALMPEYDPVAKISIIPRGQAGGLTFFAPSEERLESGLYSRSYLENQMAVALGGRVAEEVIFGQENVTTGASNDFMQVSRVARQMVERFGFSKKIGQVAIGGPGGNPFLGQQMSSQKDYSMATADIVDAEVRELVEKAYSRATQIITTHIDILHKLAQLLIEKETVDGEEFMSLFIDGQAELFVA; encoded by the exons atggcgccgccgtcggtGTCCGCCTCCCACCTCCTCATCACCGCCTCGCTCCCAAAGCCGAAGCCTTCCAGCCTCCGCCCGCCACGGCTCCCTCTCGCCAAGCCCGTCCCCGCAGCGGCGGCGCTCCTCGCTCTCGTCGCCTCGCCCGCGCTCGCCGCCGACGCGCCTGCCCCCGCCCCGGCCCCGGTCCCCGCCCCCGCGCCGGCGCCCGAGCTCCAGGCCGAGGCGCCCACGCCGACCGCCAACCCCTTCTCCAGCTCCCTCCTCACGGCGCCCAAGCCCTCCGCGGCCTCCGACCTCCCCGAGGGCGCGCAGTGGCGGTACAGCGAGTTCCTGTCCGCCGTCAAGCGGGGCAAGGTGGAGCGCGTGCGCTTCACCAAGGACGGCGGCCTGCTCCAGCTGACCGCCGTCGACGGCCGCCGCGCCACCGTCGTGGTCCCCAACGACCCGGACCTCATCGACATCCTCGCCACCAACGGCGTCGACATCTCCGTCTCCGAGGGCGAGTCGGCGGGCCCGGGCGGCTTCGTCGCCTTCGTCGGCAACCTCCTCTTCCCGTTCCTCGCCTTCGCgggcctcttcttcctcttccgccGCGCGCAGGGCGGGCCCGGCGCTGGCCCCGGCGGGCTCGGCGGGCCCATGGACTTCGGCCGCTCCAAGAGCAAGTTCCAGGAGGTGCCTGAGACGGGCGTCACCTTCCTCGACGTCGCCGGCGCGGACCAGGCCAAGCTCGAGCTGCAGGAGGTCGTCGATTTCCTCAAGAACCCCGACAAGTACACCGCGCTCGGAGCCAAGATCCCCAAGGGATGCCTCCTCGTCGGACCGCCTGGGACCGGGAAGACCCTCCTCGCGCGTGCCGTCGCTGGGGAGGCTGGGGTGCCCTTCTTCTCCTGCGCGGCCTCTGAGTTCGTCGAGCTCTTCGTCGGTGTCGGTGCCTCCAGGGTGCGCGACCTCTTCGAGAAGGCCAAGGCCAAGGCGCCCTGCATTGTTTTCATTGATGAGATTGATGCCGTCGGGAGGCAGCGTGGTGCCGGACTTGGTGGGGGTAATGATGAGAGAGAGCAGACCATTAACCAGCTCTTGACGGAGATGGATGGCTTCTCTGGCAACAGCGGTGTCATTGTGCTCGCCGCAACCAACAGGCCTGACGTGCTGGACTCGGCGCTCTTACGGCCAGGGAGGTTCGATAGGCAGGTCACCGTTGACAGGCCAGATGTTGCCGGACGCGTCAGGATTCTTGAG gTCCACTCCCGAGGAAAGGCTTTGGCAAAAGATGTCGACTTTGAGAAAATTGCTAGAAGGACCCCTGGTTTCACTGGTGCTGACCTCCAAAACCTCATGAATGAGGCTGCCATCCTTGCTGCTCGCCGTGACCTTAAGGAAATTAGCAAGGATGAGATCTCTGATGCTCTTGAGAGAATCATTGCTGGGCCCGAGAAGAAAAATGCTGTTGTTTCTGAGGGGAAGAGGAGGCTTGTTGCTTACCATG AGGCTGGTCATGCCCTTGTCGGTGCCCTCATGCCAGAGTATGATCCGGTAGCCAAGATTTCCATCATTCCTCGTGGCCAGGCTGGTGGACTCACATTCTTTGCTCCAAGTGAAGAAAGGCTAGAATCTGGATTGTACAGCAGGAGCTATCTTGAGAACCAAATGGCTGTAGCCCTTGGTGGCAG GGTTGCTGAAGAGGTGATCTTTGGCCAGGAAAATGTGACAACAGGAGCTTCCAACGACTTTATGCAGGTGTCACGTGTCGCAAGACAAATGGTCGAAAGATTTGGATTCAGTAAGAAGATCGGCCAAGTTGCGATTGGGGGGCCTGGTGGAAACCCTTTCTTGGGGCAACAG ATGTCAAGCCAGAAGGACTACTCGATGGCAACCGCGGATATCGTGGACGCTGAGGTGAGGGAACTGGTGGAGAAGGCCTACTCTAGAGCAACGCAGATCATCACCACGCACATCGACATCCTCCACAAGCTCGCCCAACTCCTGATCGAGAAGGAGACCGTGGACGGGGAGGAGTTCATGAGCTTGTTCATTGACGGCCAGGCCGAGTTGTTTGTCGCTTGA
- the LOC136527789 gene encoding NAC domain-containing protein 22-like has product MSPRQSPPRRPAYICRGNPPLSSHASGSRSAAHFHHRSIKQPEQNQQSQSIMAEQLRRGASPPSSGAAELELPGFRFHPTEEELLEFYLKQVAHGRMLKFDIIPTVHLYRHDPWELPGLARIGEREWYFFVPRDGGGSRAAKQHQSGGGGRPSRTTERGFWKATGSDRAVRCADDPKRLIGLKKTLVYYEGRAPRGTKTDWVMNEYRLPDATTCCNAAGDSSAASSTNKSPKEDIVLCKIYRKAVSLKELEQRVAMEELARATATPSASASHNTGSPADSMSSSDHEAAAAAHPRKQQGGDIMMMPVGISPPPGVMSMKKEEVAEPLPTATTVLMRPATLSLPQLEVAKQQPAQQEWMQDPFLTQLRSPWMESWSPYYASVLNF; this is encoded by the exons ATGTCTCCTCGCCAGTCTCCTCCCCGCCGGCCGGCCTATATATGCAGAGGGAACCCGCCTCTTTCCTCTCATGCATCCGGCTCTCGATCGGCAGCTCATTTCCATCATCGATCCATCAAGCAGCCAGAGCAAAACCAACAAAGCCAATCCATCATGGCGGAGCAGCTGCGGCGTGGCGCATCACCACCGTCATCCGGCGCGGCGGAGCTGGAGCTGCCGGGGTTCCGGTTCCACCCGACGGAGGAGGAGCTGCTGGAGTTCTACCTGAAGCAGGTGGCGCACGGGCGGATGCTCAAGTTCGACATCATCCCCACGGTGCACCTGTACCGGCACGACCCCTGGGAGCTCCCGGGCCTGGCGCGCATCGGCGAACGGGAGTGGTACTTCTTCGTGCCCCGCGACGGTGGCGGCAGCCGGGCGGCCAAGCAGCACcagtccggcggcggcggccggcccaGCCGCACCACGGAGCGCGGGTTCTGGAAGGCCACGGGGTCGGACCGCGCCGTGCGGTGCGCCGACGACCCCAAGCGCCTCATCGGGCTCAAGAAGACGCTCGTCTACTACGAGGGCCGCGCGCCGCGTGGCACCAAGACCGACTGGGTCATGAACGAGTACCGCCTCCCCGACGCCACCACCTGCTGCAATGCCGCCGGCGACTCATCGGCGGCCTCCTCCACCAACAAGTCGCCCAAG GAGGACATCGTGCTGTGCAAGATCTACCGGAAAGCTGTGTCGCTTAAGGAGCTGGAGCAGCGGGTGGCCATGGAGGAGCTGGCGCGCGCCACAGCCACGCCGTCCGCGTCCGCGTCCCACAACACCGGCTCGCCCGCCGACTCCATGTCGTCGTCGGAccacgaggcggcggcggcggcccatcCCCGGAAGCAGCAGGGAGGGGACATCATGATGATGCCCGTGGGCATCTCACCACCACCTGGGGTGATGAGCATGAAGAAAGAGGAGGTGGCCGAGCCGCTGCCGACGGCGACGACGGTGCTGATGAGGCCGGCGACGCTGAGCCTGCCGCAGCTGGAGGTGGCGaagcagcagccggcgcagcagGAGTGGATGCAGGACCCATTCCTGACGCAGCTGCGGAGCCCATGGATGGAGAGCTGGTCGCCCTACTACGCCAGCGTCCTCAACTTTTAA